AAAACTCTGTCAATATGCTGCTCTATATCGTTTAGGACATCAGCGAGTTTTACCCGTGAAGCTGTAGGGATTGCTATAACGGCCTCGTCTGCGTTTAACTGTGATTGAATGCTCTCGAAATCTTTTATTTTGCCGAGTACCTGCACGCCCTGAATGAATTTATTTTGTTTATCGTCGTCATCGTCAAGGAAGCACAAAATTTTTCGCGCCGTAAATGTTGATGATTGAATGCTCTTTGCGATTAGTTTTCCTGCCTCGCCTGCTCCAAGAATTATTATAGACTTCGCAAGCAGCCCCGCACGAAATAAAATACTCCGGAAAAAGTATCTCGCCGTAATTATAACCGGAATGAAGAAAAAATTTCCCAGCAAAATAGCAAGAAATGACACGTGAAATTTATTAGCGTAAAGATAAAGAGTACTTAGCAGCAAAATTAACAGGACAGATTTTAATATCGCGCTGGTTTCTTCCCATAGAGTCCAATTTCTGAACCCGTATAATTTTGTGAAGAGAAAGCAAGCTAACATTGTGCCCGTTAAGAATATCAGCACTTCGGAAGTAAAATTTTGCGATTGTTTCGTGAAAAATATTATAGCCTCGAAGCATGTATAATATAGTAAAGCATCAATTACGCCCTGAAGAATTGCAAATATAAACCGCGACGTTTTCTTGACTCTCGGTAAAAGATAATAATATATGTGATGTGATGTGATGTGATGTGCGATTTTACACGATTCATAATATTTTGTCAAGCCCCTTTTTAAAAATTTTTCAGATAAATTATAAATTAATTTTACAGCATTCACGAAGATTTACACTATAAAATTTTTGCATATTCGCGCTACACTTTCAATCCGGGCGGGATGAACAAATACTGTGCTGTTAGGGAAAATTTTTTATAAATATTTTGGGCGGTGATTGCAATGTTTGTCCGTGCTGATTTATCGATTATGGCGGGATAATTTGCGTTAAAAGTTTCGTGCAATAATTATAATAAATACAGATTTTATACTCCATCAATAACAAGATAATAAATTATAATCGCATGAGTAAAGAAATAAAATTTTTGTGTGAGAGATTATTATAACCGTGAAAAATTAATTTTTTTGTAGTTGTAAATGTAGTTGTAAAAGTCTCGTCTTTCGCAAAGCATTGAGTGAAAAATTTTTCGTGAATATTATAACAGTTAAATTTGAATACTTGCAAAATATCTCAATTAATAAATAAATTAAACTTTTCACCAGTCCTGAAGCCGCCAGCTCGTAAATAATTACAATAAATGCAGATTCACACTATAAAATTTTTGCCTGTTCGCGATAGATTAATTTTTTCACCAGTCCTGACCGTCGACCCTTATAGCTCGTAAATAATTACAATAAATGCAGATTCACACTTCAAAATTTTTGCCTGTTCGTGATAGATTAATTTTTTCACCAGTCCTGAAGCCGCCAGCTCGTAAATAATTACAATAAATGCAGATTCACACTATAAAATTTTTGTCTGTTCGCGATAGATTAATTTTTTCACAAGCACAGCAAACCGCACGCAAATAATGCAATAATTGACTTCATTTACTATATAATAACTTATCATTCACTCACAAAAGGAGGCTATAACAATTTGTACTCACTAGATAAAATTTTTAGCGGCACTACTTATAATGACTCAGTGTTCAGTCAGGAAAATATAAACGCTATACAGTCAGCAATTTTCACAAAACAAGTGAAGGGCGTTGATGTCCCGTTTATTAAGTGCCTCATACGCGATAAAGAAATTAGACTCACTCCGGAAGAAACTGTCAGGCAATTATTTATTTACAAGCTCATTCACGAATATAATTACCCGCGCGAAAATATTAAACTCGAATACGCCATACACTTCGGAATAGAAATAAAACGCGCCGACATCGTAATTTTTGACAGCGAACACCCAGAGTCAGAATATATTATAGTCGAGGTCAAGAAACCCAAATTACTGGAGGGCAAGAGTCAGCTAAAATCTTACTGCAATGCAACCGGCGCACTTATAGGAGTCTGGACTAACGGCCAGCAAATTGAATCGTATCTGCGCAAAAATAAGGATGATGATGGGAATGAGAAAAATTTATTCGAGTCAATTCGGGATTCTATTATTCCTCAAGCCGGACAAAAATTGCGCGACCTACTTAACAAGCCTAAATATATTTCTGACTTGGCCGCAAATGATAAGCTCGCAGCAAATAAAAGATCCCTCAAATCGTTAATTCAAGAAATGGAAGATGAAGTATTAGCTAATGCAGGGGTTGACGCATTCGAAGAAGTCTTCAAGCTCATTTACACGAAATTATATGACGAACTTCAAAGCACTAGAAACACAAAACGCGCTCTCGAATTTATGAATTACGGCGACACTGACAACGCACTCAAGAAAAATATTCAGGCATTATTTGACAGCGCACAATCAAAATGGCCGGGCGTATTCCCAAAAGATGAAAAAATTTCTCTCACTCCTTCGCATTTATCCGTGTGTGTGTCCTCATTGCAGAACGTGAAATTATTTAACTCGAATCTTGATGTAGTTGATGACGCTTTCGAATATCTCATGAATAAATCGCAGAAAGGCGAAAAAGGGCAGTTTTTCACACCTCGTTACGTCATTGATATGTGCGTCAAAATGTTAAATCCGTCCGAGTCTGAAAGCATGATTGATACTGCTGCAGGGTCTTGCGGTTTCCCTGTTCACACGATGTTTTACGTATGGAGGAAAATTTACGAGAAAAATGGTATTCCGCCTAGCAATTTATTTACCGCCGAGAAAAAATTACCCGAATGCGAGGACTATGTGCGGGAAAAAGTTTTTGCTATCGATTTCGACGAGAAAGCAGTTAGAGTCGCACGCACATTGAATCTAATCGCAGGAGACGGACGCACGAACGTTTTGCACCTGAATACGCTCGATTATATGCACTGGGACGACTTTACAAAGA
The Synergistaceae bacterium genome window above contains:
- a CDS encoding sugar transferase, which gives rise to MTKYYESCKIAHHITSHHIYYYLLPRVKKTSRFIFAILQGVIDALLYYTCFEAIIFFTKQSQNFTSEVLIFLTGTMLACFLFTKLYGFRNWTLWEETSAILKSVLLILLLSTLYLYANKFHVSFLAILLGNFFFIPVIITARYFFRSILFRAGLLAKSIIILGAGEAGKLIAKSIQSSTFTARKILCFLDDDDDKQNKFIQGVQVLGKIKDFESIQSQLNADEAVIAIPTASRVKLADVLNDIEQHIDRVLFVPDMYMLTTYSAKIRSIDGMPVISSSQGLLNPVNVVIKTIIDYIGAVIALIFFTPVMLWAAYRIKKEDGGPIFYNRERVGWKGKNFITYKFRTMHTNAEEITKKLFKDPEVFASYKQGIKLKDDPRVTKIGAFLRKTSIDELPQIFNIFKGEMSLVGPRPLIKSDVDLVYSDDLTVKKVYTAKPGLTGIWQVSGRSDLDAEFRRKINCYYVHNWSVWLDIAILFKTPLAVLSSKGAY